One window of the Deltaproteobacteria bacterium genome contains the following:
- a CDS encoding DNA modification methylase has translation MNIERAAIEALSPDPANVRRHGDRNIEAIKASLRRFGQQKPIVVDGDGVVRAGNCTLAAAKSLGWTEIAVVRTELTGADAAAFAIADNRTAELAEWEDAQLVRLLEQVGLEGTGFTDDDLAELLDATREPAPLQGDPDEIPDEPNDSSIYVELGDLWQLGDHRLLAGDSTRPEDVARVMTGDKAACLYSDPPYGVNYQGGTEDKLTIQNDGAEGLPALLEAAFRCANDVLAEGAAIYIFHPAGANSVVFANAFVGAGWRLHQGLVWRKDAFVLGHSDHHYAHEPVLFGYAPGGGRRGRGGEGWYGPNNVSSVFDVPRPKRNDDHPTSKPVALITQMLANSTAGRDIVYEPFGGSGSTLIACEQLGRRCRALEIDRRYAQVIIDRWERITGRKAEKIGGAE, from the coding sequence GTGAACATCGAGCGCGCCGCCATCGAGGCCCTCTCGCCCGATCCCGCCAACGTCCGTCGCCACGGCGACCGGAACATCGAGGCCATCAAGGCCAGCCTGCGCCGCTTCGGTCAGCAGAAGCCCATCGTCGTCGACGGGGACGGCGTGGTGCGCGCGGGCAACTGCACGCTCGCCGCGGCGAAGTCTCTAGGCTGGACGGAGATCGCCGTGGTGCGCACCGAGCTCACCGGCGCCGACGCTGCTGCATTCGCCATCGCCGACAACCGGACCGCCGAGCTCGCGGAGTGGGAGGACGCGCAGCTCGTCCGCCTGCTCGAGCAGGTTGGCCTCGAGGGCACCGGATTCACGGACGACGACCTGGCCGAGCTACTCGACGCCACCCGCGAGCCCGCGCCGCTGCAGGGCGATCCGGACGAGATCCCCGACGAGCCAAACGACAGCTCCATCTACGTGGAGCTCGGAGACCTGTGGCAGCTCGGCGACCATCGCCTGCTCGCCGGCGATTCGACACGACCCGAGGACGTCGCCCGCGTCATGACTGGCGACAAGGCGGCCTGCCTCTACTCAGATCCGCCCTACGGCGTGAACTACCAGGGCGGCACGGAGGACAAGCTCACGATCCAGAACGATGGCGCCGAGGGCTTACCCGCGTTGCTCGAAGCCGCGTTTCGATGTGCCAACGACGTCCTCGCCGAGGGCGCGGCGATCTACATTTTCCATCCCGCGGGCGCGAACTCCGTGGTGTTCGCGAATGCCTTCGTCGGCGCCGGCTGGCGGCTTCATCAGGGGCTCGTCTGGCGAAAAGACGCATTCGTCTTAGGACACAGCGATCACCACTACGCGCACGAGCCGGTCCTCTTTGGCTACGCGCCTGGAGGCGGTCGGCGCGGCCGCGGTGGTGAGGGCTGGTACGGCCCGAACAACGTGAGCTCCGTGTTCGACGTGCCGCGCCCCAAGCGCAACGACGACCATCCAACTTCCAAGCCTGTCGCGCTCATCACCCAGATGCTCGCCAACAGCACCGCGGGCAGGGACATCGTCTACGAGCCCTTTGGCGGCTCGGGCAGCACTCTGATCGCGTGCGAGCAGCTCGGGCGCCGGTGCAGAGCTCTCGAAATCGACCGCCGCTACGCACAGGTGATCATCGATCGCTGGGAGCGAATCACCGGGCGCAAGGCGGAGAAGATCGGCGGTGCCGAATGA